In Vanrija pseudolonga chromosome 4, complete sequence, a single window of DNA contains:
- the Zfand2b_1 gene encoding AN1-type zinc finger protein 2B gives MSSSSTPTPPDGYKPELMSLGTECHHDACHLHDFLPFSCPACMLAFCQDHFLPSHHTCTAPLPASMVDRIAPTCPLCNEVVSSTGHRGPNHAVEAHIMSGTCTGMEGGEARKKALLKARKDRGEVCFRRGCTKVLVVPMACGTCTHKFCPSHRSAQSHSCTPTPVGSPAPAQQQGAGKSAMSRLLQSSSSSSSSKPAAKPIAAPKPQQPPSQPVSAQLEARAAAAQAALKRAGQDAKVPFVKTKTEKRADAELQSTIKSLKARHDKGLLTKAEQLRYAELVGQQESSRRKGGSGGGKDKDCIIA, from the exons atgagctcgtcgtcgacaccaacaccaccagATGGCTACAAGCCTGAGCTCATGTCCCTCGGGACAGAGTGTCACCACGACGCGTGCCACCTGCACGACTTTCTGCCATTCAGC TGCCCAGCATGCATGCTCGCCTTCTGCCAAGACCACTTCCTGCCCAGCCACCACACctgcaccgcgccgctcccgGCCTCAATGGTCGACCGCATCGCGCCAACCTGCCCGCTGTGCAACGAGGTTGTCTCGTCCACCGGCCACCGGGGCCCAAatcacgccgtcgaggcacACATCATGAGCGGGACATGCACCGGCatggagggcggcgaggcgcgcaagaAGGCGCTGCTCAAGGCGAGAAAGGACCGCGGCGAGGTGTGCTTCCGCCGCGGGTGCACCAAGGTGCTGGTCGTGCCCATGGCCTGCGGAACCTGTACGCACAAGTTCTGCCCGTCGCACCGCAGCGCGCAGAGCCACAGCTGTACGCCCACGCCGGTCGGCTCGCCTGCCCCAGCACAACAGCAGGGCGCCGGCAAGAGCGCCATGTCGCGCCTGCTGCAGTCTtcgtcgtccagctcgtcgtccaagcCTGCCGCCAAGCCTATcgccgcgcccaagccccagcagccgccATCACAGCCCGTATCGgcccagctcgaggcgcgcgccgcggccgcccagGCGGCGCTGAAGCGTGCTGGCCAGGACGCCAAGGTGCCGTTCGTCAAGACCAAGACGGAGAA acgcgccgacgcagaACTCCAGTCCACGATCAAGTCGCTCAAGGCGCGCCACGACAAGGGATTACTgaccaaggccgagcag CTCCGatacgccgagctcgtgggGCAGCAAGAGTCGTCAAGACGCAAAGGTGGCAGTGGGGGAGGCAAAGACAAGGACTGTATCATAGCGTAG
- the Zfand2b_1 gene encoding AN1-type zinc finger protein 2B: protein MSSSSTPTPPDGYKPELMSLGTECHHDACHLHDFLPFSCPACMLAFCQDHFLPSHHTCTAPLPASMVDRIAPTCPLCNEVVSSTGHRGPNHAVEAHIMSGTCTGMEGGEARKKALLKARKDRGEVCFRRGCTKVLVVPMACGTCTHKFCPSHRSAQSHSCTPTPVGSPAPAQQQGAGKSAMSRLLQSSSSSSSSKPAAKPIAAPKPQQPPSQPVSAQLEARAAAAQAALKRAGQDAKVPFVKTKTEKRADAELQSTIKSLKARHDKGLLTKAEQVR, encoded by the exons atgagctcgtcgtcgacaccaacaccaccagATGGCTACAAGCCTGAGCTCATGTCCCTCGGGACAGAGTGTCACCACGACGCGTGCCACCTGCACGACTTTCTGCCATTCAGC TGCCCAGCATGCATGCTCGCCTTCTGCCAAGACCACTTCCTGCCCAGCCACCACACctgcaccgcgccgctcccgGCCTCAATGGTCGACCGCATCGCGCCAACCTGCCCGCTGTGCAACGAGGTTGTCTCGTCCACCGGCCACCGGGGCCCAAatcacgccgtcgaggcacACATCATGAGCGGGACATGCACCGGCatggagggcggcgaggcgcgcaagaAGGCGCTGCTCAAGGCGAGAAAGGACCGCGGCGAGGTGTGCTTCCGCCGCGGGTGCACCAAGGTGCTGGTCGTGCCCATGGCCTGCGGAACCTGTACGCACAAGTTCTGCCCGTCGCACCGCAGCGCGCAGAGCCACAGCTGTACGCCCACGCCGGTCGGCTCGCCTGCCCCAGCACAACAGCAGGGCGCCGGCAAGAGCGCCATGTCGCGCCTGCTGCAGTCTtcgtcgtccagctcgtcgtccaagcCTGCCGCCAAGCCTATcgccgcgcccaagccccagcagccgccATCACAGCCCGTATCGgcccagctcgaggcgcgcgccgcggccgcccagGCGGCGCTGAAGCGTGCTGGCCAGGACGCCAAGGTGCCGTTCGTCAAGACCAAGACGGAGAA acgcgccgacgcagaACTCCAGTCCACGATCAAGTCGCTCAAGGCGCGCCACGACAAGGGATTACTgaccaaggccgagcaggtGAGATAA
- the ofd1 gene encoding Prolyl 3,4-dihydroxylase ofd1, with the protein MPSAVRPRSLSAEPGRAAKKAKAETEQPIHLPDGAGRKSLNDKYEASTPYKHIVVPGLLSDELLEAVVEETTTYGVRGEENSLLGWGWEQKETDIYKIQQTPDLASLDPEHLPEETLAALPQVQRLKEALYSSEFRNFVRDVTGCGPLSGKKTDASVGLYTQGSHLLLHDDSISTRVISWILYLPNSPLEAPESEYTKPFDSGKFLKGWDPKWGGSLELFPVESGEERGMPGVKAVASLPVQWGQIIFFQVQPGRSYHAVEEVIVGDGRRRLGISGWFHRPIEGEEGFGAYDDEKANRAALSSLSQITSAPTLPFTPYTAEPPAGLTPAHLKVLAPFLASSYLTTATLEKLGGQFVEASEIVLHNFLHPDLAAKIKAETAAVDKRDFGDSKLIPGQGAGEGDGWEIQGPSSKHRYLSLKSASKSTPALESVLKELLPSEAFRAWLSVVSSLAPVGHRAEARRFRRGLDYTLANGEDREGEVRLDAFLGLTWWADVAPGSDEEDALLELGGWECYLASPDESEDPETYQSGYAKQASKATSEEKDAAEPEAEADAEGEAEEAPSGPSISMGGVELEFDPDQFSPSDFDSDEEEAGDDDEGPLLTLGTSFNKLLLVLRDPGVMRFVKYLSAGAPGSRWDVGGEWEVGVLEEEEEDGEGEAEA; encoded by the exons ATGCCCAGTGCCGTCCGCCCACGATCTTTGAGCGCTGAGCCTGGCcgcgcggccaagaaggccaaggccgagaccGAGCAGCCCATCCACCTCCCCGACGGAGCGGGCCGCAAGTCCCTCAATGACAAGTACgaggcgtcgacgccgtacAAGCACATCGTAGTGCCGGGTCTTCtgagcgacgagctg ctcgaggccgttgTTGAGGAGACGACCACTTACGGTGTCCGTGGCGAGGAGAACAGCCTTCTCGGGTGGGGCTGGGAGCAGAAGGAGACGGACATTTACAAG ATCCAGCAGACGCCCGACCttgcctcgctcgaccccgagcacCTCCCAGAGGAGACCCTCGCCGCTCTGCCGCAGGTCCAGCGCCTCAAGGAGGCGCTCTACTCGAGCGAGTTCCGCAACTTCGTTCGCGACGTCACTGGCTGTGGCCCGCTGTCGGGCAAGAAGACGGACGCCTCGGTCGGCCTGTACACCCAGGGCTcgcacctcctcctgcaCGACGACAGTATCTCGACCCGTGTCATCTCGTGGATCCTGTACCTGCCCAACTCGCCGCTCGAGGCCCCAGAGTCCGAGTACACCAAGCCGTTTGACAGTGGCAAGTTCCTGAAGGGATGGGACCCCAAGTGGGGCGGCTCGCTCGAGCTCTTCCCCGTcgagagcggcgaggagcgcggtATGCCTGGCGTCAAGGCCGTTGCCTCGCTGCCGGTCCAGTGGGGCCAGATCATCTTCTTCCAGGTCCAGCCCGGACGCAGCTACCACGCCGTTGAGGAGGTCattgtcggcgacggcaggAGACGTCTCGGCATCAGCGGCTGGTTCCACCGCCCcatcgagggcgaggagggcttcggcgcgtacgacgacgagaaggccaaCCGCGCGGCTCTGAGCTCGCTGTCGCAGATT ACCTCTGCCCCCACTCTCCCCTTTACCCCTTACACTGCCGAGCCCCCCGCGGGCCTGACCCCTGCGCACCTCAAGGTCCTCGCCCCTttcctcgcctcctcgtaCCTCACCACCGCGACTCTTGAGAAGCTCGGCGGCCAGTTTGTCGAGGCGTCCGAGATCGTGCTGCACAACTTCCTTCACCCCGATCTGGCTGCCAAGATCAAGGCCGAGACCGCTGCTGTCGACAAGCGCGACTTTGGCGACTCGAAGCTCATCCCGGGGCAGGGTGCGGGCGAGGGTGACGGCTGGGAGATCCAGGGCCCGTCGTCCAAGCACCGCTACCTGTCGCTCAAGTCGGCCTCCAAGtcgacgcccgcgctcgAGTCGGTTCTCAAGGAGCTCCTCCCATCCGAGGCCTTCCGCGCCTGGCTCtcggtcgtctcgtcgctcgccccTGTTGGTCACCgtgccgaggcgcgccgctTCCGCCGGGGCCTCGACTACACGCTCGCAAACGGCGAGgaccgcgagggcgaggtgcgcctcgacgcgttccTCGGCCTGACGTGGTgggccgacgtcgcgcctggtagcgacgaggaggacgcgctccttgagctcggcggctgGGAGTGCTACCTCGCGTCGCCGGATGAGTCGGAGGACCCCGAGACGTACCAGAGTGGATACGCCAAGCAGGCTTCCAAGGCCACCAGCGAGGAGAAGGATGCCGCTGAGCCCGAAGCTGAGGCGGATGCTGAGGGCGAAGCTGAGGAGGCACCATCTGGCCCCTCGATCAGCATGGGCGGCGTTGAGCTCGAGTTTGACCCTGATCAGTTCTCGCCATCCGACTTTGACtctgacgaggaggaggccggcgacgacgacgagggacCGCTTCTGACACTCGGCACGTCGTTCAACAAGCTCCTGCTAGTGCTCCGCGACCCCGGTGTTATGCGCTTCGTCAAGTACCTCAGCGCTGGCGCACCCGGCTCGCGATGggacgttggcggcgagtgggaggtgggagtgctggaggaggaggaggaggacggcgagggcgaggccgaggcgtaA
- the Cdk11b gene encoding Cyclin-dependent kinase 11B, producing MASTDGEPSTQLPSKRALGSDDVGSSNEASSSRTAEIKRRLVRAKRLRRPDDSAQDDEPTQEKAEAESADAAEPEASVSASQPPDPAPSSPPRKNSPSPRPPSPPRGFPRSIYAPPRDKHPPLASCRSVYNYTRLNHIEEGTYGVVFRARCNDTNEIYALKKLKLDEERHGFPITSLREIMALMTAGDHENVVGVREVVVGDTLNQIFIVMPFIEHDLKTLLADMPHAFLQSEVKTIMRQLLSAVAHCHSNWILHRDLKTSNLLMNNRGQIKVADFGLARKFGDPLGEMTQLVVTLWYRAPELLLGAKEYTTAIDMWSVGCIFAELMQKDPLFPGRGEIDQLSKIFNLLGKPNDDVWPGYSKLPNAKSINPVGPTFSTLRQKFKHLSSEGHYLMTALLCYDPDRRISAAEGYDHPYFSESPLPKHPDLFPSYPSVASGERRHRLLASPPAPAHVEKGDDDKIDLESFVKVDDGDTGIQSRARHAHTVASDGEYTTRVAALKVEDESARLAVPHLTCQLVQTRLPHLDCRVVTSRKGDLLAEVEATDKLGVASVKAARTARWGCAGHGHGA from the exons ATGGCGagcaccgacggcgagcctTCGACCCAGCTGCCCTCCAAACGGGCGCTGGGGTCCGACGACGTGGGCAGCTCGAACGaggcctcgtcctcgcgcacaGCCGAGATCAAGCGTCGGCTAGTCAGAGCCAAGAGGTTGCGGCGGCCTGACGACTCGGCGCAGGACGATGAGCCGACgcaggagaaggccgaggctgaATCTGCAGATGCTGCCGAACCCGAGGCGTCGGTATCAGCAAGCCAGCCGCCAGATCcggcgccttcttctcctcctcgcaaGAACTCGCCGTCCCCGCGACCCCCATCCCCGCCGCGAGGCTTCCCCCGCTCGATCTACGCACCACCACGGGACAAGCACCCCCCACTCGCGTCCTGCCGCTCAGTGTACAATTACACGCGGCTCAACCACATCGAGGAGGGCACATATGGCGTCGTCTTCCGCGCGCGGTGTAACGACACGAACGAAATCTATGCcctcaagaagctcaagcTCGATGAGGAGCGGCATGGATTTCCTATCACGAGCTTGCGCGAGATCATGGCGCTAATGACGGCTGGAGATCATGAGAATGTCGTGGGGGtccgcgaggtcgtcgtcggcgacacgctcAACCA AATCTTCATCGTCATGCCGTTCATAGAGCACGACCTCAAGACGCTGTTGGCCGACATGCCGCACGCCTTCCTCCAGTCCGAGGTCAAGACGATCATGCGGCAGCTCCTGTCCGCCGTGGCACACTGTCACTCGAACTGGATT CTCCACCGCGATCTCAAGACCTCGAACCTGCTCATGAACAACCGCGGGCAGATCAAGGTCGCCGACTTTGGACTGGCCCGCAAGTTTGGTGACCCGCTTGGCGAAATGACCCAGCTGGTCGTGACACTGTGGTACCG CGCGCCTGaactcctcctcggcgcgaaAGAGTACACCACCGCCATCGACATGTGGTCTGTGGGCTGCATTTTTGCCGAGTTGATGCAGAAGGACCCACTGTTCCCAGGCCGAGGGGAGATTGACCAGCTCAGCAAG ATCTTCAACCTCCTCGGAAAACCCAATGACGACGTGTGGCCTGGCTACTCGAAGCTGCCTAATGCTAAGAGCATCAACCCTGTGGGACCAAC GTTCTCCACACTTAGACAAAAGTTCAAGCACCTGTCCTCGGAGGGGCACTACCTAATGACCGCCTTGCTCTGCTACGACCCTGACAGGCGTATCTCGGCAGCAGAGGGGTACGACCACCCGTACTTTAGCgagtcgccgctgccaaagCACCCCGACTTGTTCCCCTCTTACCCAAGTGTGGCGTCGGGAGAGCGGCGACACCGGCTGCTCGCAAgcccgccagcaccagcccacgtcgagaagggcgacgacgacaagatAGATCTGGAATCCTTCGT AAAAGTCGACGATGGCGATACGGGCATCCAGTcccgagctcgccacgcGCATACGGTTGCCAGTGATGGCGAATACACGACCCGAGTGGCAGCCCTCAAAGTCGAAGATGAGTCTGCCCGTCTGGCGGTCCCACATCTGACGTGTCAGCTGGTTCAAACTCGACTTCCTCACCTTGATTGTCGAGTCGTAACTAGCAGAAAGGGTGACttgctcgccgaggtggaggctACGGACAAGCTCGGTGTGGCCTCTGTTAAGGCAGCGAGAACAGCCCGCTGGGGATGTGCGGGTCATGGGCATGGGGCATGA
- the lin-23 gene encoding F-box/WD repeat-containing protein lin-23: MSAHDIHKAVLALPLATRREVATALLWSLPRDEIMHLHQRLARMMQKDIVGLLPPELSIRILSMLDADDLLQCKLVNRTWALLCDDQTIWLKLCRSHSPPIAPAHTTWQDLTFHRQLLQAGNAPTEDSRTFGDESFEYTSDDDVGVPSPRTGHLVPSGTSTPGPRGLPHGLRQLVWERPQGGLPTYQRASATASPSAFPPSDSPHDPPIASHLHLPTVLPKVNYKHLYLARRILSRRMTDSRPSDVETSGGSRRTGSWNPRVTILTSVSSSTAGGLPGHSESIYSLQLFRYHMKLTMVTGDQDDFMYTLQTALNTVFPSPSYGQTDVFGTPVSSSWPGIGNPGVPRPPSTTMISGRDWLLSGSRDHTLRLWQMDCETPRVVKIFSGGHTGSILTHFVIELEDLEPAEVKSAGSSPTKTSGGRFSKSPSKSPGPSGTPRRRKRLMALSGGSDGRICLWDLEHGNGTPEKVIEAHTDSVLFLRGDNERLISCSKDRTIRVFDIRTLERKLVITGSMNDDGHRGAVNAVGLTKDLIISASGDRSIKVWDINDGRLLATIDAHVRGISCIGFEPYASPLSGWKQEVPGSVLRGTIVTGSSDWSIKTFHVVQLPPSAEDNETLTFRDMLGFDERLQSEVLTGTRPRIVIQPGVVYHATCSCPMPMTRTSPAGCSRCLNRGHTELVRSLHLGEQVTLSASYDSTIKMWDRQTGRLIFDFEGCHSGRVFAITGNRMRVASSGLDARIAIVDFSEGIDTAFI, from the exons ATGTCTGCACACGACATCCAcaaggccgtgctcgccctgCCGCTGGCCACACGACGAG aggtcgccaccgccctcctATGGTCCCTCCCACGAGATG AGATTATGCATCTCCACCAACGGCTAGCGCGCATGATGCAAAAGGATATTGTCGGT CTCTTACCACCCGAGCTGAGCATTCGCATATTGTCtatgctcgacgccgacgacctgctgcAGTGCAAGCTGGTTAACCGGACATGGGCACTGTTGTGTGACGACCAGA CCATATGGCTCAAGCTCTGTCGGTCGCACTCCCCTCCCATCGCTCCCGCGCATACAACATGGCAGGACCTCACGTTCCACCGCCAGCTGCTTCAGGCTGGCAATGCCCCGACTGAAGATTCGAGGACGTTTGGCGACGAGAGCTTCGAGTATACTTCGGATGACGATGTCGGCGTGCCCTCCCCCAGGACGGGGCACCTTGTCCCAAGTGGCACAAGTACGCCCGGACCCCGAGGTCTGCCTCATGGGTTGCGCCAGCTCGTGTGGGAACGTCCGCAGGGTGGTCTGCCCACATACCAGAGAGCCTCGGCCACCGCGTCACCATCTGCATTTCCGCCCTCCGACTCGCCACATGACCCGCCGATTGCATCACACTTGCACCTCCCGACTGTCCTGCCAAAGGTCAATTACAAGCACCTGTACTTGGCGCGGCGAATCCTCAGCCGCCGCATGACCGACTCGCGACCAAGCGATGTCGAAACGTCCGGCGGCAGCCGTCGTACGGGTTCATGGAACCCGCGCGTCACGATCCTCACCTCTGTGTCCTCGAGTACCGCCGGCGGGCTGCCTGGACACTCGGAGAGTATCTACTCTCTCCAGCTCTTCCGTTACCACATGAAGCTCACAATGGTCACGGGCGATCAAGACGACTTCATGTACACGCTGCAAACCGCACTCAATACTGTGTTCCCTTCACCATCGTACGGCCAGACGGACGTGTTCGGAACACCTGTGTCTTCGAGCTGGCCCGGGATCGGCAACCCCGGCGTTCCACGACCGCCGTCCACCACAATGATCAGCGGTCGCGACTGGCTCTTGTCCGGGTCGCGTGACCACACCCTCAGGCTGTGGCAAATGGACTGCGAGACTCCGCGTGTGGTCAAGATCTTCTCAGGCGGCCACACCGGATCCATTTTAACGCATTTCGTTATTGAGCTTGAGGATCTTGAGCCTGCCGAGGTCAAGTCGGCGGGTTCGAGCCCAACCAAGACGAGCGGTGGTAGATTCTCAAAGTCGCCGTCCAAGTCGCCCGGTCCTTCAGGCACACCGCGCCGTCGGAAGCGCCTGATGGCACTTAGCGGTGGTAGTGACGGACGGATCTGCCTTTGGGACTTGGAGCATGGCAATGGCACGCCAGAGAAGGTCATCGAGGCGCACACCGACTCGGTTCTCTTCCTGCGCGGCGATAATGAGCGGCTCATTAGCTGCTCGAAGG ACCGTACTATTCGGGTCTTTGACATCCGTACCCTggagcgcaagctcgtcatTACTGGCAGCATGAATGATGACGGACACCGAGGAGCGGTCAACGCTGTGGGGCTAACGAAGGATTTGAT CATCTCTGCCTCAGGTGACCGCTCGATCAAGGTGTGGGATATCAATgacggccgcctcctcgccacgATTGATGCCCATGTCCGCGGCATCTCGTGTATCGGCTTTGAGCCCTACGCCTCGCCGCTATCCGGATGGAAGCAGGAGGTGCCAGGCTCTGTGCTCCGGGGCACCATTGTAACCGGCTCGTCCGACTGGTCAATCAAGACGTTCCACGTTGTCCAgttgccgccctcggcagAGGACAATGAGACTCTGACCTTCCGCGACATGCTGGGCTTTGACGAGCGCCTCCAGTCCGAGGTGTTAACCGGCACGAGACCCCGCATCGTCATCCAGCCAGGCGTTGTTTACCACGCTACCTGCTCATGCCCCATGCCCATGACCCGCACATCCCCAGCGGGCTGTTCTCGCTGCCTTAACAGAGGCCACACCGAGCTTGTCCGTagcctccacctcggcgagcaaGTCACCCTTTCTGCTAGTTACGACTCGACAATCAAG ATGTGGGACCGCCAGACGGGCAGACTCATCTTCGACTTTGAGGGCTGCCACTCGGGTCGTGTATTCGCCATCACTGGCAACCGTATGCgcgtggcgagctcgggACTGGATGCCCGTATCGCCATCGTCGACTTTTCTGAGGGCATCGACACTGCCTTCATCTGA
- the cwf20 gene encoding Pre-mRNA-splicing factor cwf20 produces MLLANYGSDSDSDNESGPSSPPPAPKAPASAAAKGKRKAPIKITLDLPKPSSSNGDDEPKAKEKAAAPAPPAKKAKIAGAGSSSLLGMLPPPKRKIATTAPSKSSLAVNKSMAAKPAPVAAPARAPLPADDDSDDEKPALMVPAALKRGANKKDEALDLFGLAEAPAPKPKVAATTPRPPTVSAAPAVADFVPPEPTAHDPYPGYYQLPSGAWAAYDAAYYASFFAPAESSADAAKAEEERALAEGRVGRHWKDLADGRADVVDVNVGSSLDAARRAEELKAKLVKPKLPSDEFEYEAIGQTKGLAADRHQLTSLLHSAYSQRDELEARIQQNKKNMRMASQKYGF; encoded by the exons aTGTTACTAGCAAACTACggctcggactcggactcggacaACGAGTcgggcccgtcgtcgccgcccccggcgcccaaggcgcccgcgtccgccgccgcaaaGGGCAAGCGTAAGGCGCCGATCAAGATCACGCTCGACCTACccaagccgtcgtcgtcgaacggcgacgacgagcccaagGCAAAGGAGAAagccgctgcgccggccccgcccgcgaagaaggccaagattGCTGGTGCGGGAAG CTCTTccctcctcggcatgctcCCCCCGCCAAAGCGCAAGATTGCGACCACGGCCCCCTCCAAATCCTCCCTCGCGGTCAACAAGTCCATGGCGGCCAAACCCGCGCCTGTggctgcgcctgcgcgcgcaccgTTGCCAgcggacgacgactcggacgacgaaAAGCCGGCGCTGATGGTCCCCGCTGCGCTGAAGCGGGGCGCGaacaagaaggacgaggcgtTGGACCTGTTCGGTCTCG cggaagcaccagcacccaagcccaaggtggCTGCCaccacgccccgcccgccgaccgtgtccgccgcgccggcggtcgcCGACTTTgtgccgcccgagccgaccgCACACGACCCCTACCCAGGCTACTACCAGCTGCCGTCTGGCGCGTGGGCTGCGTACGACGCAGCGTACTATGCGTCGTTTttcgcgccggccgagtcgagcgccgacgccgccaaggcggaggaggagcgcgcgctcgccgagggccgcgtcgggcggcaCTGGAAGGACCTGGCCGACGGGCGCGcagacgtcgtcgacgtcaatGTTGGCTCgagcctcgacgccgcgcgcagggcagaggagctcaaggccaagctcgtcaagcCCAAGCTCCCTTCAGACGAGTTCGAGTACGAGGCTATCGGGCAGACAAagggccttgccgccgaccgGCACCAGCTCACATCGCTCCTCCACTCGGCTTACtcgcagcgcgacgagctcgaggcccgcATCCAGCAGAACAAGAAGAACATGCGCATGGCGTCGCAGAAGTATGGCTTCTGA
- the SPAC20G8.04c gene encoding putative electron transfer flavoprotein-ubiquinone oxidoreductase, mitochondrial — protein sequence MVSIQRLVGPSRTVVAAVARRPAARPPTTTLFWATRQARRGYASEAEEPFNPDEVERATDEADVVIVGGGPAGLSAAIRLKQLANDAGNEEFRVIVLEKASEPGNHILSGAVLEPKALNELIPNWEELGAPLNQPALKDSMKFLTKGMSIPMPHPPQMSNHGNYIVSLSRVVAWLAEQAESLGVEVYPGFAGAKVLYTEDGKGIKGVVTGDVGLDKNFQPKDSYEPGMEFHAKVTLIAEGAHGSLSKEIQNKFNLREGKDPQTYGLGVKEVWKVKDENYEPGKIVHTMGWPLTAKTYGGSFLYHMEDNMVTLGLVVGLDYENPYISPFREFQRMKHHPEIAKVLEGGECIAYGARALNEGGLQSIPKLFFPGGALIGCSAGFLNVPKIKGTHNAMKTGMLAAEEAYKQITERGESESEEPIDMSGYEKAFENSWVYDELKEVRNLRPSFHNPLGIWGGMAYSGLDSMILKGRVPWTFHHPKEDYAATGKAANFQEIDYPKPDGKLSFDILTSVARTGTNHAENQPVHLRLPNTPGARAKHTEVNVTEYAGLLGRVCPAAVYEYQDAEGAEVDAVGKKFVINSQNCIHCKTCSIKTPTQDITWTVPEGGGGPKYTIT from the exons ATGGTGTCCATCCAGCGCTTGGTCGGACCATCGAGGACAGTTGTCGCGGCCGTcgcacgccgcccagctgccaggccaccaaccaccaccctcTTCTGGGCCACACGACAGGCGCGTCGCGGCTACGCATCCGAAGCCGAGGAGCCCTTCAaccccgacgaggtcgagcgggccACTGACGAGGCCGATGTGGTCATTGTCGGCGGTGGTCCCGCCGGTCTGTCGGCTGCCATCCgcctcaagcagctcgccaacgaTGCTGGCAACGAGGAGTTCCGTGTCATTGTCCTTGAGAAGGCCTCGGAGCCCG GAAACCACATTCTCTCCGGTGCTGTTCTTGAGCCCAAGGCGCTCAACGAGCTCATTCCCAACtgggaggagctcggcgcgcccctCAACCAGCCCGCGCTCAAGGACTCGATGAAGTTCCTCACCAAGGGCATGTCGATCCCCATGCCTCACCCTCCTCAGATGAGCAACCACGGCAACTACATTGTCTCGCTCTCGCGTGTCGTTGCatggctcgccgagcaggccgagtcgcttggcgtcgaggtctACCCCGGTTTCGCTGGTGCCAAGGTCCTCTAcaccgaggacggcaagggcaTCAAGGGTGTCGTTACTGGCGACGTTGGTCTTGACAAGAACTTCCAGCCCAAGGACTCTTACGAGCCTGGTATGGAGTTCCACGCCAAGGTCACCCTCATTGCCGAGGGTGCCCACGGCTCCCTCTCCAAGGAGATCCAGAACAAGTTCAACCTtcgcgagggcaaggaccCCCAGACTTACGGTCTCGGTGTCAAGGAGGTCTGGAaggtcaaggacgagaaCTATGAGCCCGGAAAGATTGTCCACACCATGGGCTGGCCCTTGACCGCCAAGACGTACGGTGGTTCGTTCCTCTACCACATGGAGGACAACATGGTCACTCTTGGTCTTGTCGTCGGTCTCGACTACGAGAACCCCTACATCTCGCCCTTCCGCGAGTTCCAGCGCATGAAGCACCACCCCGAGATCgccaaggtcctcgagggcggtgagTGCATTGCCTACGGTGCGCGTGCCCTCAACGAGGGTGGTCTCCAGTCGATCCCCAAGCTCTTCTTCCCTGGCGGTGCCCTCATCGGCTGCTCGGCCGGTTTCCTCAACGTGCCCAAG ATCAAGGGTACCCACAACGCCATGAAGACGGGtatgctcgccgccgaggaggcgtaCAAGCAGATCACTGAGCGCGGagagtccgagtcggaggaGCCCATCGACATGTCGGGCTACGAGAAGGCCTTTGAGAACTCGTGGGTgtacgacgagctcaaggaggtcCGCAACCTCCGCCCCTCGTTCCACAACCCTCTCGGCATCTGGGGTGGCATGGCCTACTCTGGTCTCGACTCGATGATCCTCAAGGGCCGCGTGCCCTGGACGTTCCACCACCCCAAGGAGGACTACGCCGCGACTGGCAAGGCTGCCAACTTCCAGGAAATCGACTACCCCAAGCCCGACGGCAAGCTTTCGTTTGACATTCTGACCTCGGTCGCCCGTACCGGCACCAACCACGCCGAGAACCAGCCCGTCCACCTCCGTCTTCCCAACACCcccggcgcccgcgccaagCACACCGAGGTCAACGTGACCGAGTACGCTGGTCTCCTCGGCCGTgtctgccccgccgccgtctacGAGTAccaggacgccgagggcgccgaggtcgacgccgttggCAAGAAGTTTGTTATCAACTCCCAAAACTGCATTCACTGCAAGACTTGCTCCATCAAGACCCCCACGCAGGACATTACCTGGACTGTTCCCGAGGGTGGCGGTGGCCCCAAGTACA CCATCACCTAG